The Xanthomonas sontii genome contains a region encoding:
- a CDS encoding glycine betaine ABC transporter substrate-binding protein, with translation MLAFGAAANLLSLPAAADTKVVVGSKNFTEAVVLGEIAAGAGRQAGVEVEHRRQLGGTRILWRALEQGSIDAYAEYTGTLAAELLHMPGADDDALRQALAQRGLAMSAPLGFDNTYAFGMRRQRAQALGIARLSDLAAHPTLKFGLSNEFVSRADGWPGVRDAYGLPQVPTGLDHDLAYRALDSGAIDLTDLYSTDAEIPAHDLLVLQDDRHYFPRYAAVFLYRADLGQRAPRFVQALQGLGGRIDAATMQRLNAEAKLDKRAESAIAAHWLGIAAPAEDGRLPRLLQRTREHLALVGLSLGLALLVALPLGILAAHRPRLGQAVLALTGVLQTLPSLAVFVFMIPLFGIGAKPAIAALFLYSLLPIVRNMHAGITGIPRELRETAAALGLPPGTRLWRIELPLALRTLLAGIKTAAVINVGTATLGALIGAGGYGQPILTGIRLDDLGLILEGAVPAALLALLVQGLFELLERVLTPRGLRLAARR, from the coding sequence ATGCTCGCCTTCGGTGCAGCAGCCAATCTGCTGAGCCTGCCGGCCGCCGCCGACACCAAGGTCGTGGTCGGCTCCAAGAACTTCACCGAAGCGGTGGTGCTGGGCGAGATCGCCGCCGGCGCCGGGCGCCAGGCCGGGGTCGAGGTCGAACATCGACGCCAGCTCGGTGGCACCCGCATCCTGTGGCGCGCGCTGGAGCAGGGTTCGATCGACGCCTATGCCGAGTACACCGGCACCCTGGCCGCCGAACTGCTGCACATGCCCGGCGCCGACGACGACGCGCTGCGGCAGGCGCTGGCGCAGCGCGGCCTGGCGATGAGCGCGCCGCTGGGCTTCGACAACACCTATGCGTTCGGCATGCGCCGGCAACGCGCGCAGGCGCTGGGCATCGCGCGCCTGTCCGACCTGGCCGCGCATCCGACGCTGAAGTTCGGACTGAGCAACGAATTCGTCTCGCGCGCCGACGGCTGGCCCGGCGTGCGCGACGCCTACGGTCTGCCGCAGGTGCCCACCGGTCTGGACCACGACCTCGCCTACCGCGCGCTGGACAGCGGCGCGATCGACCTCACCGACCTGTACAGCACCGACGCCGAGATCCCCGCGCACGACCTGCTGGTGCTGCAGGACGACAGGCATTACTTCCCACGCTACGCGGCGGTGTTCCTGTATCGCGCCGACCTGGGGCAGCGCGCGCCGCGCTTCGTGCAGGCGCTGCAGGGGCTGGGCGGGCGCATCGACGCGGCGACCATGCAGCGGCTCAACGCCGAAGCCAAGCTCGACAAGCGCGCCGAGAGCGCGATCGCCGCACACTGGCTGGGCATCGCCGCGCCGGCCGAGGACGGACGCCTGCCGAGGCTGCTGCAACGCACCCGCGAGCACCTGGCGCTGGTCGGACTGTCGCTGGGCCTGGCCCTGCTGGTGGCGCTGCCGCTGGGCATCCTGGCCGCGCACCGGCCACGGCTCGGCCAGGCGGTGCTGGCCCTGACCGGCGTGCTGCAGACGCTGCCGTCGCTGGCGGTATTCGTGTTCATGATCCCGCTGTTCGGCATCGGCGCCAAACCGGCGATCGCCGCGCTGTTCCTGTACAGCCTGCTGCCGATCGTGCGCAACATGCATGCCGGCATCACCGGCATCCCGCGCGAGCTGCGCGAGACTGCCGCCGCGCTCGGCTTGCCGCCGGGCACGCGGCTGTGGCGGATCGAACTGCCGCTGGCGCTGCGCACTCTCCTCGCCGGCATCAAGACCGCGGCGGTGATCAACGTCGGCACCGCGACCCTGGGCGCGTTGATCGGCGCCGGCGGCTACGGCCAGCCGATCCTCACCGGCATCCGCCTGGACGACCTCGGCCTGATCCTGGAAGGCGCGGTGCCGGCCGCGCTGCTGGCGTTGCTGGTCCAGGGCCTGTTCGAACTGCTGGAGCGGGTGCTGACCCCGCGTGGATTGCGCCTGGCGGCGCGGCGGTAG
- a CDS encoding ATP-binding cassette domain-containing protein gives MFELHRVTRRYGDMLALDQVDLRIAPGRTTALIGPSGAGKSSVLRLLLGLEWPDSGEVRFQGEPLRRATLLAQRRRIGYVIQEGGLFPHLSARDNAALLARTLGWTRPRIEARLHELAELCHLPEALLTRYPAELSGGQRQRVGLIRALLLDPPVLLLDEPLGALDPIVRHELQTQMRELFALLGKTVVLVTHDVAEAAYLGDTLVLMRGGRVLQEGSARQLLEVPADPFVSQFLQAQRTLEEAR, from the coding sequence ATGTTCGAACTGCATCGGGTCACCCGCCGCTACGGCGACATGCTGGCACTGGACCAGGTCGATCTTCGCATCGCCCCGGGCCGCACCACCGCGTTGATCGGTCCCAGCGGCGCCGGCAAGTCCAGCGTGCTGCGCCTGCTGCTGGGGCTGGAGTGGCCGGATAGCGGCGAGGTGCGCTTCCAGGGCGAGCCACTGCGTCGCGCCACCCTGTTGGCGCAGCGCCGGCGCATCGGCTACGTGATCCAGGAAGGCGGCCTATTCCCGCACCTGAGCGCCCGCGACAACGCCGCCCTGCTGGCGCGCACGCTGGGCTGGACGCGGCCGCGCATCGAGGCGCGCCTGCACGAGTTGGCCGAGTTGTGCCACCTGCCGGAAGCGCTGCTGACGCGTTATCCAGCCGAGTTGTCCGGTGGCCAGCGCCAGCGCGTCGGACTGATCCGCGCGCTGTTGCTGGACCCGCCGGTATTGCTGCTGGACGAACCGCTGGGCGCGCTCGACCCGATCGTGCGCCACGAACTGCAGACGCAGATGCGCGAACTGTTCGCGCTGCTCGGCAAGACCGTGGTGCTGGTGACCCACGACGTCGCCGAGGCCGCCTACCTGGGCGATACCCTGGTCCTGATGCGTGGCGGCCGCGTGCTGCAGGAAGGCAGCGCGCGCCAATTGCTGGAGGTGCCGGCCGATCCGTTCGTGAGCCAGTTCCTGCAGGCGCAGCGCACCCTGGAGGAGGCGCGATGA
- a CDS encoding aminotransferase class V-fold PLP-dependent enzyme → MHHPAGSASAGALVDFDTAAEAFALPPGVRYLDTASKGPRLHRALVAGQAALAESIAPWTPSFDAWRAQIEDLRALAAATVFSGDGEGVAMVPSAAYGLAIAARQVPLAPGDAVLLLDGQFPSNLLAWQQRCAESGASLAVVRRAPGQDWTAAVLATLDAEPRVRVATLPNAYWRDGSLLDLDRIAPRVHAVGAMLVLDLSQSLGVLPVRLDAWRPDFLVSVGHKWLLGPMGLAWLWASPHWRAHGVPFEQHWQARDPGADWQFPAEAPPPYRSGARRFDAGGVADPLRLAMASAALQQVQQWQPARIAQRLGALGAAFDAELHALGAGDWTVPGHAPHLYALRPPASSMPALLPWLQHAQVICTHRHGALRIAPYLQLTPEAMRGLAQEMVAAARA, encoded by the coding sequence TTGCACCACCCTGCCGGTTCGGCGTCCGCCGGCGCCCTGGTCGACTTCGATACCGCGGCGGAGGCGTTCGCGCTGCCGCCCGGCGTGCGCTACCTGGACACCGCCAGCAAGGGGCCGCGCCTGCACCGTGCACTGGTCGCGGGGCAGGCGGCGCTGGCCGAGTCGATCGCGCCCTGGACGCCGTCCTTCGATGCCTGGCGCGCGCAGATCGAAGACCTGCGCGCGCTGGCCGCGGCCACCGTGTTCTCGGGCGACGGCGAGGGCGTGGCGATGGTGCCGTCGGCCGCCTATGGCCTGGCCATCGCGGCGCGGCAGGTGCCGTTGGCGCCCGGCGATGCGGTGTTGCTGCTCGATGGCCAGTTCCCATCGAATTTGCTGGCGTGGCAGCAACGCTGCGCCGAGAGCGGCGCGTCCCTGGCGGTGGTGCGGCGCGCACCTGGGCAGGACTGGACCGCGGCGGTCCTGGCGACGCTGGATGCAGAGCCGCGCGTGCGCGTGGCGACCCTGCCCAACGCCTACTGGCGCGACGGCAGTCTGTTGGATCTGGACCGCATCGCGCCGCGCGTACATGCGGTTGGCGCGATGCTGGTGCTGGACCTGAGCCAGAGCCTGGGCGTGCTGCCGGTCCGGCTGGATGCCTGGCGGCCGGACTTCCTGGTCTCGGTCGGACACAAATGGCTGCTCGGACCGATGGGGTTGGCATGGCTGTGGGCCTCGCCGCACTGGCGCGCACACGGCGTGCCGTTCGAACAGCACTGGCAGGCGCGCGACCCGGGGGCGGATTGGCAGTTCCCGGCCGAGGCGCCGCCCCCATACCGCAGCGGCGCGCGTCGCTTCGATGCCGGCGGCGTCGCCGACCCGCTGCGCCTGGCGATGGCCAGCGCGGCGCTGCAGCAGGTGCAGCAGTGGCAGCCGGCGCGCATCGCGCAGCGGCTTGGCGCACTTGGTGCGGCATTCGACGCGGAGTTGCACGCGTTGGGCGCGGGCGACTGGACCGTGCCTGGGCATGCGCCGCACCTGTACGCGCTGCGCCCACCAGCATCGTCGATGCCGGCCTTGCTGCCATGGCTGCAGCACGCGCAAGTCATCTGCACCCATCGCCATGGCGCCCTGCGCATCGCGCCCTATCTGCAGTTGACGCCGGAGGCGATGCGCGGCCTGGCGCAAGAGATGGTGGCTGCGGCGCGTGCTTAA